Sequence from the Hamadaea flava genome:
TGAGGACACTCACCCGTTCCCGAGCGGTACGAAGATCACCATGCCGGGGCTGATGGCGTACTCGTCGAACGTGGGCACCATCAAGATCTCGCAGCAGCTGGGCGCGGAGAACCTCTACAAGTACCAGCGGCTGTTCGGGCTCGGGCAGCCCACCGGGATCTCCATCCCCGGCGAGGCCTCCGGCGTCGCCCGGCCGCCGTCGGAGTGGCAGGGGTCCGACTTCGGCTCGATCCCGATCGGCAACGGCGTCTCGGTGACCCCGTTGCAGATGACCGCGGCGTACGCGGCGATCGCGAACGACGGCGTCTGGGTCCAGCCGCACCTGGTCAAGAACATCATCAGCCCGGACGGCAAGGTGCAGGCGGCCGAGGCCGCGCCCAGTCACCGGGTGATCAGCGCCGAGCACGCCGCCCAGTTGCGGCAGATCATGGAGCCGGTGACGACGGCGCCGGGCGCGACCGCGCGCAGCGCCGCGATCGCCGGATACCGGGTCGCCGGCAAGACGGGCACCGGGCGCTATTACGCCACGAACGGGTACGGCAAGGGCGAGGTCGCGTCGTTCATCGGGATGGCGCCGGCCGAGTCGCCCCGCTACGTGATCGGCGTGTTCGCGTACACACCGGGGGGCAACGGCGGCGCGGTCTGCGGACCGGCGTTCCGGGACATGATGTCGTTCGCGCTCAAGCACTTCGGCGTCGCCCCGAGCGGCGAGAAGCCCCCGACCTTCGTGGCCACCCGCTGACCTCCGGTAGGGTGCTCAAGCGTGCCTGTCAGTCTCCGACCCGCGTCCGGCGAGCCCGTGGCGCTGGCCACCCTGGGCGCCCTGTTCGCGGTCCCGACGCCCGAGCCCGGACCGCTGGTGAGCGGGGTGACGCACGCGAGCGACGAGGTGCTTCCGGGCGATCTCTACGCCGCGCTGCCGGGATCGCGGCGGCACGGCGCCGAGTTCATCGGCCAGGCCGCGGCGGCGGGAGCGGTCGCCGTCCTGACCGATCCGGCTGGGGCCGCGGCGGCCGCGGCGGCCGGGCTGCCCGCGCTCATCGTCGACGATCCCCGGGCCGTCCTCGGGCTGGTCGCCGACCAGATCTACGGCGAACCCAGCCGTGATCTCGTGCTCATCGGCATCACCGGCACCGCCGGGAAGACGTCGACGGCGTACCTGATCGAGGCGGGGCTGCGGGCCGGCGGGCACGTCACCGGCATCATCGGCACCGTCGAGACCCGGCTCGGCGACCTGCGGGTCGTCAGCAAGCGCACCACCCCAGAGGCGACCGACCTGCACGCGCTGCTCGCGGTGGCCCGGGAGAGCGGTGTCACGGCCGTGGTCATGGAGGTCTCCAGCCACGCGCTGGCCCTCGGCCGGGTCGGTGGCGTCCGGTTCGCGGTGGCGGGCTGGACCAACTTCGGGCTCGACCATCTCGACTTCCACGCCAGCACCGAGGAGTACTTCGCCGCCAAGGCGTCGCTCTTCGACGGCCGGGCGCGAGCCGAGGTGCTCAACCTCGACGACCCCGCGCTCACCGCGCTGATCAAGCCCACGACGATCACTTACTCCGCGTCGGGCGACACCAGCGCCATATGGTACGCACAAGGCATATCCGGCGGATACGACCAGAAGTTCACGGCGTACGGGCCGGGGAGTGTGTCGGTGCGGGCAGGGGTCGCCCTGGCCGGCCGCCACAACGTGGCCAACGCGCTGCTCGCCCTGGCCAGCCTGACCGCCGTCGGAGTGGATCCGCAGACGGCCGCCGACGGCGTGGCCGCCTGTCCGGGCGTACCGGGGCGGCTGGAGCGCGTGCCGAGTCCAGCGAACGCCCGGCTGGACGTCGTCGGGGTGGTCGACTACGCGCACAAGCCCGACGCGATCGTGGCCGCGCTGAAGGCGCTGCGTGAACTGGCGGACTACCGGAACGGGCGGCTCATCTGCGTCATCGGCGCGGGCGGCGACCGCGACCGGGGCAAGCGCCCGATCATGGGCAAGGCCGCCGCCGACGGCGCCGATC
This genomic interval carries:
- a CDS encoding UDP-N-acetylmuramoyl-L-alanyl-D-glutamate--2,6-diaminopimelate ligase, which encodes MPVSLRPASGEPVALATLGALFAVPTPEPGPLVSGVTHASDEVLPGDLYAALPGSRRHGAEFIGQAAAAGAVAVLTDPAGAAAAAAAGLPALIVDDPRAVLGLVADQIYGEPSRDLVLIGITGTAGKTSTAYLIEAGLRAGGHVTGIIGTVETRLGDLRVVSKRTTPEATDLHALLAVARESGVTAVVMEVSSHALALGRVGGVRFAVAGWTNFGLDHLDFHASTEEYFAAKASLFDGRARAEVLNLDDPALTALIKPTTITYSASGDTSAIWYAQGISGGYDQKFTAYGPGSVSVRAGVALAGRHNVANALLALASLTAVGVDPQTAADGVAACPGVPGRLERVPSPANARLDVVGVVDYAHKPDAIVAALKALRELADYRNGRLICVIGAGGDRDRGKRPIMGKAAADGADLLIVTDDNPRTEDPAQIRAEVIAGVPDPADVVEIAGRRTAIDEAVRRARPGDVIAVLGKGHETGQEVGGEVLPFDDRVELADALTAAALADRANSDRGNEESA